GCAAGGCGGACTATCTGCATCCCTTCCTGCACCGTCGTCCTGCAGGCGATCACGCCTTTTTCCTTATCTCCATTAACGAGCCAGACCTGACAGTTAAGACAGTCGCCGTTCCAACAGAAATCTCCGTACGAGATGCTCTCGGTATCCAGAAACTGAAAACACCGCAGCAGCGAATTATTTTCAGGCACCTGAACTTTACGGCCGAGCAGTTCGATCTCAACGAGCCTCTCATAAGGTTGGAACATTTCCGGCAGCGACATAAAGTTAAGAGATAAGTAACGTCCGTGTTGTGCGGAGCAAGCTAGATTATCTTAACGAAAAGGTGTAATTTTGAACAATGG
This sequence is a window from Acidobacteriota bacterium. Protein-coding genes within it:
- a CDS encoding (2Fe-2S)-binding protein, which produces MSLPEMFQPYERLVEIELLGRKVQVPENNSLLRCFQFLDTESISYGDFCWNGDCLNCQVWLVNGDKEKGVIACRTTVQEGMQIVRLAPDIDLDISISDEGSNSISTSER